A region from the Vicia villosa cultivar HV-30 ecotype Madison, WI linkage group LG3, Vvil1.0, whole genome shotgun sequence genome encodes:
- the LOC131658391 gene encoding uncharacterized protein LOC131658391, translated as MLILDSTYKTNKYRLLLFEMVGVTYIEKTHAVGFALLECEKKDNFRRALEVCRSILKEQVEIPKEIVTNIALMNAVAKVKEKFFFAWTDNVRHLGNTTTNRVESAHVSLKFWQYVSARVKLYFSRGKTVGSDSAKYGCTITKTYGLLCACVIAKNMKLGEPIRMDEVIPHWKRLSFDDDGCIEGERSNISISTELEAIQERFSKVDDNIKLHIKEQLRKIGYPETTDMKPPSQPVKTKGASKKLKSTPINNSSTRSPSYCEHIDKTFPNSLTPKSQKSQKSSIKDACIS; from the exons ATGCTCAttctcgattctacctacaagaccaatAAATATAGACTTCTATTATTTGAGATGGTTGGTGTTACATATATCGAGAAGACACACGCCGTTGGTTTTGCTTTATTGGAGTGTGAAAAAAAGGACAATTTTAGAAGGGCATTAGAGGTGTGTCGGTCAATTTTGAAGGAACAAGTTGAGATTCCTAAGGAAATAGTTACGAATATTGCGTTGATGAATGCGGTGGCAAAG GTGAAGGAGAAATTTTTCTTTGCATGGACTGATAATGTCAGACATCttgggaatacaaccaccaaTAGAGTAGAGTCGGCACAtgttagtttgaaattttg GCAATATGTCTCGGCCCGAGTTAAACTATATTTTTCACGAGGTAAAACTGTAGGTTCCGATAGCGCAAAATATGGTTGCACTATTACTAAAACATATGGTCTCCTGTGTGCTTGTGTTATTGCTAAAAATATGAAACTAGGTGAGCCAATACGAATGGACGAAGTTATCCCTCATTGgaaaagacttagttttgatgatgatggttgcatAGAAGGAGAAAGATCGAATATCTCTATTTCTACCGAATTGGAAGCGATACAAGAGAGGTTCTCGAAGGTCGATGACAACATAAAACTCCACATCAAAGAACAATTGCGGAAGATTGGGTATCCCGAAACAACCGACATGAAACCGCCTTCTCAACCAGTAAAGACAAAGGGTGCTTCGAAAAAATTGAAGTCTACACCGATTAACAACTCGTCTACACGATCTCCTTCTTATTGTGAGCACATTGATAAAACTTTTCCCAACTCACTGACTCCTAAAtctcaaaaatctcaaaaaagttcAATCAAAGATGCTTGCATAAGCTAA
- the LOC131658392 gene encoding uncharacterized protein LOC131658392, which yields MPVFMHKYIEWVVNVEGDGNCGYRAVSTFLGNEEDSHTLVCHQLIQEFKTHKDSYMRLYGEQDKFEAVYEALVPWFNDYALVSKWMRFPKMGHLIACAFDRVCIDLMQYGFSETLFPLRTAPPINLNDHIMFIG from the coding sequence ATGCcagtttttatgcacaaatatattgagTGGGTCGTCAATGTTGAGGGGGACGGTAATTGCGGTTACCGAGCCGTCTCGACTTTTCTTGGTAATGAAGAGGATAGCCATACGCTTGTTTGTCATCAACTTATTCAAGAGTTTAAGACACATAAAGACTCGTACATGCGGTTATATGGAGAGCAAGATAAATTTGAAGCGGTTTACGAAGCTCTTGTTCCATGGTTCAATGATTACGCACTGGTGTCAAAATGGATGAGATTCCCGAAAAtgggacatcttattgcatgTGCATTTGATAGGGTGTGCATTGACTTGATGCAATACGGGTTTTCAGAAACCCTTTTTCCGCTCCGCACCGCACCACCTATAAATCTAAATGATCACATCATGTTTATTGGATGA
- the LOC131656161 gene encoding uncharacterized protein LOC131656161 isoform X2, with protein MIPVDNGITSPRNEIEESNGSQVKEFASLDISTPNEKDLISQPVASPNSNNGLKSRLRTMFSKKVDWNSVKKMCMEWIKNPVNMALFAWVVCVAVSGAILFLVMTGMLNNVLKTKSERNTWFEINNQILNALFTLMCLYQHPKRFHQLVLLCRWRTNDISRLRMIYCKNGTGYTRSQRPAVGVGITISVAIVTPAIAGLYIILSPLGKDYDCERDEESQEKVTKPFEKKYAFVSKDQQGEVIELENRPNWRGGIFEIWHDISVSFLSLFCSFCEFGWNMERLGFGNMYVHIATFMLLCMAPFWVFVLASGNIDDDNVRIALIAVGIILCFCGLLYGGFWRIQMRKRFNLPAYDFCFGKPSASDCALWLCCCWCSLAQEVRTGNSYDILEDKLCLKSIDTCDQVSISNLDREDVVVSTKSGSSITLEGGKDGTMTPPTPSLIQKEDC; from the exons ATGATTCCGGTTGATAATGGTATTACAAGTCCCCGAAATGAAATTGAAGAATCTAATGGGAGTCAAGTGAAGGAGTTTGCTTCTCTAGATATTTCAACCCCTAATGAGAAAGACCTTATTTCACAGCCTGTAGCTTCTCCGAATTCCAACAATGGACTAAAATCGCGTCTCCGTACGATGTTTTCTAAGAAAGTTGATTGGAATTCAGTCAAGAAAATGTGCATGGAATGGATCAAAAACCCGGTGAACATGGCCCTTTTCGCGTGGGTAGTTTGCGTCGCTGTTTCGGGTGCGATTCTGTTCTTAGTCATGACAGGAATGTTGAATAATGTGCTGAAAACTAAGTCGGAGAGGAATACATGGTTTGAGATAAATAACCAGATATTAAATGCACTCTTTACGCTTATGTGTTTGTATCAACATCCAAAGAGGTTCCACCAGCTTGTTCTTTTGTGTAGATGGAGAACAAATGACATATCTAGACTTAGAATGATTTACTGCAAAAATGGTACTG GATACACAAGGTCTCAGCGACCTGCAGTTGGAGTTGGAATTACTATATCGGTTGCAATTGTGACACCGGCCATAGCTGGATTGTACATTATTCTTAGTCCACTTGGGAAGGACTATGATTGTGAGAGGGATGAAGAATCACAAGAGAAAGTTACAAAACCGTTTGAGAAAAAGTATGCATTTGTTTCTAAAGATCAACAAGGAGAAGTTATAGAATTAGAAAATAGACCGAATTGGAGGGGAGGAATATTTGAAATATGGCATGATATATCTGTATCATTTCTCTCACTTTTCTGCAGTTTCTGTGAGTTTGGTTGGAACATGGAGAGACTTGGATTTGGGAACATGTATGTGCATATAGCTACTTTTATGCTGTTATGTATGGCTCCTTTTTGGGTATTTGTATTGGCTTCTGGTaacattgatgatgataatgttaGAATAGCTTTAATAGCTGTTGGAATCATCCTTTGTTTTTGTGGTTTACTCTATGGTGGCTTTTGGAGGATACAAATGCGAAAGAGGTTCAATTTGCCTGCATATGATTTCTGTTTTGGAAAACCATCGGCTTCTGATTGCGCACTTTGGTTATGCTGTTGTTGGTGTTCTCTTGCTCAAGAAGTTAGGACTGGGAATAGTTATGATATCTTGGAAGATAAGTTATGTTTGAAATCAATTGATACTTGTGATCaagtttcaatttcaaatttggaTAGAGAAGATGTAGTAGTATCAACCAAATCTGGCTCAAGTATTACTCTTGAAGGAGGTAAAGATGGAACAATGACTCCACCAACTCCATCATTAATACAAAAAGAAGATTGTTAG
- the LOC131656161 gene encoding uncharacterized protein LOC131656161 isoform X1: MIPVDNGITSPRNEIEESNGSQVKEFASLDISTPNEKDLISQPVASPNSNNGLKSRLRTMFSKKVDWNSVKKMCMEWIKNPVNMALFAWVVCVAVSGAILFLVMTGMLNNVLKTKSERNTWFEINNQILNALFTLMCLYQHPKRFHQLVLLCRWRTNDISRLRMIYCKNGTGKPHEWRHMMVVVILLHVNCFSQYALCCLNLGYTRSQRPAVGVGITISVAIVTPAIAGLYIILSPLGKDYDCERDEESQEKVTKPFEKKYAFVSKDQQGEVIELENRPNWRGGIFEIWHDISVSFLSLFCSFCEFGWNMERLGFGNMYVHIATFMLLCMAPFWVFVLASGNIDDDNVRIALIAVGIILCFCGLLYGGFWRIQMRKRFNLPAYDFCFGKPSASDCALWLCCCWCSLAQEVRTGNSYDILEDKLCLKSIDTCDQVSISNLDREDVVVSTKSGSSITLEGGKDGTMTPPTPSLIQKEDC, from the coding sequence ATGATTCCGGTTGATAATGGTATTACAAGTCCCCGAAATGAAATTGAAGAATCTAATGGGAGTCAAGTGAAGGAGTTTGCTTCTCTAGATATTTCAACCCCTAATGAGAAAGACCTTATTTCACAGCCTGTAGCTTCTCCGAATTCCAACAATGGACTAAAATCGCGTCTCCGTACGATGTTTTCTAAGAAAGTTGATTGGAATTCAGTCAAGAAAATGTGCATGGAATGGATCAAAAACCCGGTGAACATGGCCCTTTTCGCGTGGGTAGTTTGCGTCGCTGTTTCGGGTGCGATTCTGTTCTTAGTCATGACAGGAATGTTGAATAATGTGCTGAAAACTAAGTCGGAGAGGAATACATGGTTTGAGATAAATAACCAGATATTAAATGCACTCTTTACGCTTATGTGTTTGTATCAACATCCAAAGAGGTTCCACCAGCTTGTTCTTTTGTGTAGATGGAGAACAAATGACATATCTAGACTTAGAATGATTTACTGCAAAAATGGTACTGGTAAGCCACATGAATGGAGACATATGATGGTAGTGGTTATTCTTCTGCATGTTAACTGTTTCTCTCAATATGCACTTTGTTGTCTAAATTTAGGATACACAAGGTCTCAGCGACCTGCAGTTGGAGTTGGAATTACTATATCGGTTGCAATTGTGACACCGGCCATAGCTGGATTGTACATTATTCTTAGTCCACTTGGGAAGGACTATGATTGTGAGAGGGATGAAGAATCACAAGAGAAAGTTACAAAACCGTTTGAGAAAAAGTATGCATTTGTTTCTAAAGATCAACAAGGAGAAGTTATAGAATTAGAAAATAGACCGAATTGGAGGGGAGGAATATTTGAAATATGGCATGATATATCTGTATCATTTCTCTCACTTTTCTGCAGTTTCTGTGAGTTTGGTTGGAACATGGAGAGACTTGGATTTGGGAACATGTATGTGCATATAGCTACTTTTATGCTGTTATGTATGGCTCCTTTTTGGGTATTTGTATTGGCTTCTGGTaacattgatgatgataatgttaGAATAGCTTTAATAGCTGTTGGAATCATCCTTTGTTTTTGTGGTTTACTCTATGGTGGCTTTTGGAGGATACAAATGCGAAAGAGGTTCAATTTGCCTGCATATGATTTCTGTTTTGGAAAACCATCGGCTTCTGATTGCGCACTTTGGTTATGCTGTTGTTGGTGTTCTCTTGCTCAAGAAGTTAGGACTGGGAATAGTTATGATATCTTGGAAGATAAGTTATGTTTGAAATCAATTGATACTTGTGATCaagtttcaatttcaaatttggaTAGAGAAGATGTAGTAGTATCAACCAAATCTGGCTCAAGTATTACTCTTGAAGGAGGTAAAGATGGAACAATGACTCCACCAACTCCATCATTAATACAAAAAGAAGATTGTTAG